ATAGTAAATAATTTGTAACTATTAAGAAATTAAcgagaaaattttattttattttcttattaaactGATGATTTCTTAAACATGTGGAAAAGCAAAAACTAATCTTTAAGTAGAGGTGCAACCCATAGATGGACATTTTCTTCGAGTATTTAAATGGACCGTAACAACCGAGAGCTTGCCTGCTACTACACAACTATCATGTAgttaacacatttttttttcaaccacAAGCAAATAGCAAGGATATAATCCATTGCTACTCGATATTGGCTAATGACCTTTCAACAATGCATATGGCTGTCgttgattgatatttttagataatgttaaattaaatcaaataccagaaaaaatgtttcaaaacaaaataaacgtacgtcaatatttttaaaatagaaagagAATAAAACTAGTCAACCAGCCTTTTCGGATTATCCAACAAAAATCTAcaactaattatatatactccctctgtttcaaagTGTGTATGCACAAGAATTAAAGTATACACTCTTTTCTAAAAAgtaatattgaaaatataaaccaaaattaattcaGCCAATCCTCaaagataaatataaaacatcattgatcacacacttttcaataaaactaagattaatataaaaattcaaaacatcatctattttgaaacatcaaaaactttccaaaacatcatctattttgaaacggagggagtatatatatatgttcacatATGGTTTTGTATCATAGAAAAACAAATAGTCTATTTGGAAAAGAAGAACTACAATGTCGTTAATAAAATTAGCTATTTTTTGCATTATCCTCGTTTCTTTCGTTAGTCTTCATGATTGTATGTCATCTAAAGGTTTAGTTttcgttcaattttttatcaTCATTGTCATTATAACCATCGTCATATCATCCATAGTGTTTTAATTGGtttgttctttaatttttttatataggtTTCGCAATAAATTTCATGCCCTGCAAAAAAGGAGTTGCTGGTGACTGGTGCTGCACTAAAGGAGGGTTAGAATGCACAAAGGACCACGCAGAATGTGCGCAAAGCTGCCTTTAACAGGCTAAACCTTAAccaaattgtaatttttttttaaaaaataatttttaataaagaaatCTTTCCCTTACTAGCAAGATGGAGTATATAAACCTATAAACCAAATCCATAGataatttggttattttaagtgtatatgtgtaaatttttatatattattgtgcAAATGTGATATTTTCTTATCACTTATCAAATAGTATGTTTGTAATATTATAAAGTTACGCATTAATGTTTaggtatatttaaatattttcttacgtATGCTATGAATCCTTTTTATAGGATCGTTAAaagatactccctccgtttcataatacttgatgttttgtaatagtgcacgaagattaagaaaattacattttcctagaaaaatattttaaagatataattttaaaatcacttaactaattataaaaaagactgtaaaatctaattggttgaacagtttccaataaagttaaaattaaccttaaaatctcaaaacttccttaaaatctcaaaacttcatgtaaattgaaacaaaacaaaccttttaaaacatcatctatattgaaacggatggagtactTACTCAGGATTATTTTCACCATGCAATAGATCTCTAACCGGGGCTGGTTTAGACGTCACCTGAGACATCAGACATAACGCAACATAattcttaaattatattttcctcagttaaaaaataataaagtatatAGTTTTTGAGTGATTCAGAAATAAAATAAGACCTCGGAGAAAACTCCTTTAATAGCGCTTTCGTCCAATCTCCGGCTAATTTTATATGTACGCTCATATAGCCCGTCTTGTGGTGCAGAAGTTATTGAAAAATGGATGCCTGCAtcgatatataaatataaccatcacaTGAATCTATATTAAAATGAGTTTACGATTCTTTattcttaagtttttttaacGTACTTCTCAAATGGTGAGACTTTTGGGCAGTTCATAAACatgtaaatgatatatattcaatatggattttaatgtttttcatgACCCAAAACCTCATTCTATCAAAAATCGGTCAGGAATTTATCGGAAAGCTTTTGTGGTGGATTCTACATCTGAGCTTTAGGAGGGATTATGTGGAGATTACTTTGCGTAGGGATTGTGAATTTTAAGAGttgatagattttaaaaattatatggattgtgaaaatgtatatacatgacttataaaatttgataatatttttttatagattggtatagattttaagaaatttatatTACCTTTTGTCTATCATTATTTTTTCCTAAATCATATagcataattatttatttatttttaagtttttgtcacaaaaaaaacctttaaaaaggaaaatgacTAAAAGATGTTTCATCAAAAAGGCAAAAGATTTTATACCCCTTTTATGATatctaaataaaatcaaaaatcaaaaatctatttttaatatattttcgaattatatgttttcaagtttgaactttgaataaaaaatcgatgtatttcaaattttccttttgaaattcaaaatatgctttttgaaactattttaagattttatttttgaaaatttaatatttataaatataattatatattcaaaaatgataaaacactataaatataattatatattaaaatgtaaaaatatataaaatgtacTGAATTATAGTTCTGGActataatttagatttaaagtCCAAAagatatttgataaaaataactaTCGTGTTAGTcgtattatgtttttttttttaaaacacttaaTCGAAGCCAATCGTACTGAAGGGATAATCATATTACATATTTATTGTCGGCAAAACAATACTCAAGATGTGTAATCCaacaaaatcagaaaaaaaaacaaataactattttcacattaaatatataaatatatataaacatataaatttacattacACTGGGAAAAAAACTTTGTACCAagaagaaaaatttaaatacaaaaggcttttaaaatattataataaacaaTCAAATCAATATTAATGTGAAGTGCCTGAAAATAATTCTAAATTTCtaatataaataaagaaaacataaaataataaaagtattCAGATGCAACTattaaattgaatattttacatttaatttaaattaaatacaatgtGAAAAGTAAACATTCACATACAAATTAGCgaatataacaaatttaaaagtataatCCGTGAGTATCACCGACAAAAGATCTAGTGCAAATTTTCACAAAAGATAAGACCACCAATGTTGGAAAAGTTTCTCACGAAATTTCTACATTCAAATAAAAATtggataataaaataaaaagagtgaaagaagaaatatttttcaaaaatactcCACAAAATTGTGAAAGACGCGATGATTATAGGGAAATTAGGCCAAAAGACCAAGGCAAAAACTATAATTCATTAACTAACCAAAATCCcaccctctctctttctttctcttcctatctctctctactttccTACTACaaatttaatttcctttttctttttggttatttcacaaataaacTCATGATTATACGTCATTTTTAGgaatactatttaaatattaaaatttcaataatatgataaattataatACCTGAGATAACCACTATAATTTTAAGACCGAATCTGCCAAAACTGAGTTCAACCGTAACCAGATCTTatccagaaaaaaaataagatttgttTGGAACAATTTATAAGCCACAACTGACGAGTCAGACAAATTTTGTTACTGAGTTTTGATCCAAAACAGTTCAGTAGGATACAAATGTGTTACTCTCTAGTTCTTGTCCAGACttccaaaagaaaataaatgtaaaacacTTTACAACTTTATCCTCATCCTGTTTGTAAATCTTTCAAGTAAAATGTCAGTCCTTCCTTTTGTTTCCTTTGGACTTCCAAGAATGTAATATACATGCATCTTTGTATTGAGTCAACTTCTTCACATAGAAAGAGCTGCATAGAGAAGCTGATTCCAAGTATCTGGCAAGCCAGGAAGGCACCAGTGACTGCAATCAGTTCCTCCATCACCTCCATAGGTAGATGGATGAGCATCTTTTCTTAGTTGAGACAGAGTTGTGATGTCGAGTAAGTAAACTGGTGTTTTCATCGAGCTCAACACTCGTGACACGATGCTTGCTGCTGGAAGTGAACCACCCGGGTATGTGGACCCGGTCAACGGTTGCATCTGACCGTTGCAAGTCTTCCTCGGCTCATTCCATTCCCTTCCCCTATTAAATTTCCCACAAacaactaattatattttacctAGAAATGctattttcaatatattattagtatatatgTCTTTCGTTTTAGAATGATAGattcgttcaaaaaaaaaagagatagttttgttagattattttctacagattttttaaaaaaaaaattaagataccTTTAGTCACTGATATTAATACagtaagttttatatttttaaacattaattgattgaaccggttaaatataattatcggaaagtgtatatatagaaaggtaaactgttacaaaaaaattatagtaaaagtaaataataaatttaattgaaaataataatcatTTTTAGTATGGGTGAATACTTTAGaaaaatttatctttaaaaacagagaaagtaCATATAtgttctttctcaaaaaaagtACATACATATATGCTGAACTTACATGTAGTGAGTGGGAGAAATGCCTTGGAAGAAAACTCGGGTTTGCGAAATATTAACATTTTGATCAACCCATTGAGCCCAAGTGGTGAGTCCTTTGTTGAAAGCATCAAGACGATCCATGTCTCTAATCAGTGAAGACCCATTTCGTATAAAATCCCACCTGATTAAACAACATAatagaagaagagaagatgatTTTGGTTAACTAATTAAGCATGTATTAATGCCAACTTAGACATATACATGAGTATAACGTATATGGTATGAACCCTTGAGATTGTACTCCTTTGTGAAGCCACCAGTGCCAAGAATTGAAGACGAGAATGTCCATGTCTTTCCAGACATAAGCACCACCTTCGATGGTTCCAAGGTTAAGCACGCGCCCTACATCTTCTTTGGAGATATCCACTAGGTATGGTGTTCGATATAGGTATAATGCAACTCCATATTCCTGtttttatcatttaacaagATTAAGAATCTAATAGTCtttattataaatatgaatacgtaaattatttcaatagaaaaatagataaCAATCAGTTACGTAGAAATTacacattttatatatacattattcGAAACTGAGTAGCCGAAATTTCCAAAAcggatttaaaatattaatataagaaACACAATTTGGAGTTGTTTATTGGTTGTCATTAGCTGTCCGGTCTCCTAGTTCCTTTCTCTGCTATGTTCtcttgtttctgtttctttctagtttattcattgttatatatcaattttataataattagatTATTTTCTAATCTTTATACACAACTAGAAGAGTGAAATAGCCAAAATCCTAAGTCATCACTAATTAAGCATGTAAATGTTGTCATAAAGATAATTTGGGATAAACACACACAATTATACGTCGCCAAAGAAACATACAGTGTGTATAATTCTTAACTGAGATAACAAGTATATTggaaaaaagaaatatcaaataaaatatatatagaagtgAAGCATACGACTACATCATCAAAAAATTCTGGCATTTTCTTAGAAACATCTCTTTTGAATAAAACATGATatagaaaaggaaaacaatTATTGGTTTGTAAAATCTATATGCTTTTGCTTTTACTTCTTTTGGTCATTGttcataatttaattaaataaagaaaaaagaaagatccATTAGGTAGACAAAATCATAATACCTTGGATGTCAAGCGTTTGCACAAAACATTTTTGCATTAAAATCAAAAGCAAATTTCGAGAATGCTTCtttttataatcaaaatatttatataatatatagccCGTGACCAACTTGGTTGAATAAAATGACAAGCCCTCCTCGTGATGATGaattattagatttttaatcAGAATCAAGGAATaaaaaaagaggagagagagggggGACCTGGAAAGTGAGAGAGGAGAGTGGGGTACGTTTGATAAAAGTAGTCTTGCTGTCTGGTACCGACGAATGTATCATACATGCTAACGATTCCCACATGTTTAGACTCAGTGAGTCACCCACGAACATCACTCGTTTCCCTCTCCATTTATTCAAAAATGCTTGTCCATCGAACCTTCATTAACAATTTACATACATCAGCATCATCATGTTTAGCTTAAATTAATGTGTGTGTCAATTTTACGTACCTTGGGATGCTGCATGAATCAGGTTGCCAAGAGTACTTGAGGAACTGTTTGTCTGGTCGGCCGAAACAGTTGAACTCGCTGTCTATGAAAGGGCACATGGAAGAATCGTAAAAAGGGTAAGAAGCATCGAAAATCCATCTCCCTTGGAACAAGTTACAACCACTAGTTTGCTTCCTCCCTTTCAACGCCACTTTTCCTACTCCTCCGGCGGCGTCCAACGCCGCTCTGTTACGGTGGCTTACATTCCGATTCTGGTCGGAACCCAAGGCCTGGTCGGCTCTAGACAAGATTGTGAATATGAGAAGTGGAAGAAGGAAAAGAGGGATAGGTTTGAAACCCATCATTAACAGAAAAAtgaaatagatttattttttggaaGTGGCTTTGTGATAGAATTGGGTTTATATATATGCACAAGTATCTacttacatatatgtatatacacacAGTAGTGTGTAATGTGAAGAGATTCTTGGGTGGAGACTATTGGCCTTATAATAGGTTtcatattaattaacaaaaagtaaaGGAAATAAATCAGTTCACTAGGAATTCCACTATATTTTCAGCTAATCTTGGGTTCGTCTATATTGTTAGCAAGCTAATTGCAGTGGTTAACATCTGTGTCTATGAAATTTTGTCAACAAGTATTCTTTTTATATAGCCGTCAACTAAGAACAACCTATTTCAACATTTTCAAAATGGAcatctgaaaaagaaagaaaataataataacattataGTATCATAATAGTAAATGCTAAACAAAGTATTTAGATGTGTTCCAAAGACATCACTCCCTATAAAAGttaacaagaacaaaaaatggagaaaattaaaagtaaaaaagagttcttatttgatagattttcaacattttaaaaaactttcaaaccacatgtaacttttttttctaatgATTAAGAAGTTCTGAATCCGAAGATTCATACATCTCTCTAGGGccaaattttaactatattaaattaattttctttaagAGAGTAGACTCATTTCAAGAACATACACCCTCTACGAGGTgatttagagcatctccaatgtatatctctataatttcctctaaaatagagatatcTAATATAGAGGTAAAAAATAActttcctctatattttcctctaaaatagagaaactctattataaaggtatacattggagcattttcacctctattatagaatttttctattttaggaaaaaatatagagatagaaatagaggtgggttggagatggtctaagagtTTTACCCACTTTATTAATTCTCTTATcagtaacatttttattttagactttaaagtttaatatattaatgGTAAGACACTCATTTTAAGAACCTCATTCACTAATAAAGATGCTCTAATCAACAGTTTCTCTTTTGATAAACTTCATTGTTTTCTCAACTTTTTCATTCTTTTAGTTGTTTGTTAAGACTATATCCACCTCTATCATAATTATAGAAGTGCTGTAAAATTATTGTTAGCGGGATTCAAAAAGACTCTACCATGGTACGGTGGTGAAGTCGTGATAATGTTGCGCCAGGACACAATATGAATAAATCGAGTAAGGATGTcttactacaaaaaaaattattacggcaatataatttttttccagtAAATGTTTTCGAAAGAGCCAAACAATATGAAAAATGTTGTGCTACTATATTACTTCTTGGGAATCTGCAGCCAATGTGATCTGGAACGTCTACCAATGATTATTGCTACACCGTTAGTGACACAATAATTCTGGTAATAACAATGGAAGGCAAAAGAGGTTTGTTGAAGTCATCCACATTATCATTTTAGGTGTGTGTTTTGTGGGGTTCCAGTGAATGAATCAAAGTTATTATTGGGCATTCTATTGCTTAGCTTGTCACGGGGGACATCTTAAATCATTTTCCATCAATTCTCACATGCTTCTACGCTATCTgttcatttaatttatttaaaattttcaaatttgatgattttttttttctgtatacGATAGGACAGAACTAGACAGGCAACCTTGGCTATTTTCTTCgagttgatttatttttaaaatagtggGGTTTTCACAGGAGTACTCACATGTAAGGGAAGAAAATTATTTCacgtttctttttattttgacacTATATATGATTCCATTATGAAACATGGCCACTAAAAGcaatcaaacaaaaaagacCAACATATAAttggtatttttatttatatagtcAAATTTGGCTTGATTGAAAGGAAAGTATATATGACTTTTTGTTAGACCttattcaaaattcaaatattgTACAATATTAAACTATATGTTGGTTTGTGTTTTCTGCAACTATCCTGCATGTGAAAGACAGAGTAGTTGGGAGTGAGAAAAACACTATTAGTAAGGAAAAATAACGTTAAATCCTGATTATATAATAGTTGAGACTTTGGAGGAACAACAAAGCATATATTACCCCCATTTGGTTggattttttattatacatgctATTCTCTAATATAATTTGAGAAGTGAGTGTGACAACTCACAAAACTAATTTCTACGGGAAGGATAATAGGCTCAAGATTCTTTTACGAAGAATCAATGAAACGATATGTATTGCAAGCAAATAATTTAGCATCTATATAAATAGGGAAATTGTCACAGgatatatatatgcacataaATTTAGTAAGAAGATGAAAATaacgaaaaatgaaaaaaatacaaaaaaacaagaacTCGGTGTTGAAATAGTATCCTATCAGGCGTTGAAAACTTATGAAAGCAAGATAAATATATCGAGTCTCAACCCCTATTTTGCAAATAGAGCATTATGCTAATTGATCATAATTTGCAAACCCCTTACCACTAATATGCTAATAGCCACCATCACATCGACCCTTTGTAAACCCAAGTATCTGTTCATGATACCCAATCCATGGTATCCTAATAGACCACATACGGCTATGGCCCTcttcgtttgtacatctggaagataaatccagatgctccatctgggtgttgttcgttttttcatttcgtccatgcatccagatgaatcatctgaatgcaacaatgttcgtttgcttttcattttttaacctCCATCTACATTcaggtggacttgttaataaaacgattaaaatataattttttacgtttcggcggaaaaatagcatttttacggttttggcggaaaatatttttgcaGTTTTAgagggaaaatgtgtttttggcgaaaaagtgcattttgtggttttggcggaaaaatacgtttttatgggtttggcggaaaaataggtttttgcggtttggacgggaaaagtgtgttttgcggtttcgacgggaaaatacatttttccggttttgggtgggaaaatacattttttctgattttggcgggaaaatacgttttccCGATTTTGGCGAGAAGAAGCGTTTTccagttttgacgggaaaatgcgttttccggttttggcgaaaaaattgtgttttccggttttggcgggaaaatgcgttttccggttatggcgggaaaatgcgttttccggttttggcgggaaaatacgtttttccagttttggcgggaaaattccgttttccggttttggcgggaaaattccgtttttccagttttggcgggaaaatgttttttgcggctttggccggaaaatgcgttttggagtttggcgggaaaatgcatttttttgggttttggcgggaaaatgcgttttttttgttttgacgggaaaatgcgttttttcggttttggtcgaAATGTGCGGTTTTACTGGTTTGgtcgaaaaatgtgtttttatggaaatgtgtgttttacgtttttttgcggaaaaacgcatcttgcggttttggcgggaaagtgtgtttttcagtttttgcgagaaaatgcatttttggtTATAgcagaaaaatatatatgcaacaaaatagaatttaggatttgaaaataatattttgattttaaaagatcatttatcattttggactgaactagatgcatctgcatccaTATGCACCTTCAACACTCACTTTCATTTGgttgagaatttgagatgagtttttaaaaattcagctggGTGATCCATCTGTATGTAAcattataatgcacaaaacaaacatcgatttgcatcttcacccaaATAGATCATctgggtgagcaaacgaacGGGGGCTAACGAACTGGGGCTATTTATCTGAGTACTTCCAAACAGCAaacatttcaatattttatattaaaacatttgaaaacaaaacatttgaaaacaaaagaacTGACCCTCGTTAATCTCTTCTATCTGTAAGGACATGATGAACCATAATCATCATTATGGTGCCATTATCATCACAGCCGTTCAGTAACCGAACTTGGACGACCACTACCAGCTTTTACTTCGAACTAATTGATATCACCACTATTGTTGCCAGGAAAATATTAACATAGagtaattatatatatcttatttatatatattgagtttttatatataagaagatcaaaattattttaaataatgacaTGTCTTACAAGTTACATCAATGCCATGCAATAAGTACATATCAATACAAATACATTGCAAATACGTGGTTCAAACTATACGATGGTGGATTTAAATCTCACCTCAACAATATTCAATCTAGTCATCAAGAAAGAATTGTAATAAACGTACTTTAATTTACTTTCCATTTGATATGTCGTCTAtgtataaaattacaaaacaaaaacaacgccttttttttttaattttttttaaatttatttaagcaaaaaaatcatttttacatTTGTTGTTGCCctatttttaagtttgatttgaattaaaaaaCCATCGTCGACTCAATCTTCATCTTGTTTCCGGCCATTGAAACTATGTCTTCAACTCAATCTTCATATTGTTTCCAGCCATCTAACCAGCCCCCTCTCATAGGCATGGCCATATAATCCTCTGAATATAGCAAATCGATTTTGAATTCATTTGTCCACCATTCGGATCAGGTGAGAAGACGGTGTAGCCGCCTCCCCATGTCTTCTTTGATTGTGTTCCCTCCATATAGTGACAATGTGGTGTGGAATACATACCGAATTAGGAATATATCAAGCTTATCCACTCCTTGGTGTGATAAAAAGCATATTGGGCTACACCACACATCCCTTGAGGCCAAGCCACGTCTCTACGGATCCTAATGTAACCATTTTCTCCCCAAGTTTCACCCCAAGAGTTCTTTGCCAGCCAGTACTTAGTCCCGTCCTGGCTTGTCCCATATCCAACAATCGTAGCCGCATGATTTGCGCTGGTCCCACAAGGCCCGTCGTATACTCCACCTGAGTAATGCATGAACCCGTCCTGATGACTCGCGGttgatatgccttgaatctggatgttacatctaggcgatggatgttacatcacatacatcataccgactcggttgcatcaagagcgttgcatcaagttattatggatgttacatctgatcGTGGGCTTAGGCCCATGAGTCTGTATAGTCTAGTGTTTTAGATGCGAGATgctactatatatatcttgtattcgaaGTAACCCTAAACTTGCAATTTGTAAGCTCAATATCGCCTCCAATaataagatctctctttgcccgtggacgtagccctaggggtgaaccacgttaaatatATGTGTCGCAGTTACATCGCTTTTATTCATATGTTTCCGCATCAGTTCCTTCTCACGTTCGTTACAacaaactggtat
The window above is part of the Brassica napus cultivar Da-Ae chromosome C3, Da-Ae, whole genome shotgun sequence genome. Proteins encoded here:
- the LOC106406700 gene encoding protein trichome birefringence-like 37, whose protein sequence is MMGFKPIPLFLLPLLIFTILSRADQALGSDQNRNVSHRNRAALDAAGGVGKVALKGRKQTSGCNLFQGRWIFDASYPFYDSSMCPFIDSEFNCFGRPDKQFLKYSWQPDSCSIPRFDGQAFLNKWRGKRVMFVGDSLSLNMWESLACMIHSSVPDSKTTFIKRTPLSSLTFQEYGVALYLYRTPYLVDISKEDVGRVLNLGTIEGGAYVWKDMDILVFNSWHWWLHKGVQSQGWDFIRNGSSLIRDMDRLDAFNKGLTTWAQWVDQNVNISQTRVFFQGISPTHYMGREWNEPRKTCNGQMQPLTGSTYPGGSLPAASIVSRVLSSMKTPVYLLDITTLSQLRKDAHPSTYGGDGGTDCSHWCLPGLPDTWNQLLYAALSM